From one Caminicella sporogenes DSM 14501 genomic stretch:
- a CDS encoding O-sialoglycoprotein endopeptidase, translating to MSKYFLGIDTSCYTTSIAVVDENEKLMFDSRQVLKVKRGLRGLRQSEALFQHIKNLPILFEKLASQVDINKISKVSASNKPRNLPESYMPVFLAGTSFGKTIAAMLKTSYEEYSHQEGHIAAGKWSAEMLDIRDYIAVHISGGTTEILKVCEIDNKFKVQIIGATKDISAGQLIDRIGVMMGLNFPSGKELDKLSKNGVLGKIKLPVSTEGTYINFSGTETHVKRIIESRIYNNSDIAVALFECIYKSLFEVIKNSCKKTKINDVLLVGGVASNSFIRDNLFIRLKREGINVYLSKPHYSTDNAVGIALLGLNGGRYSE from the coding sequence ATGAGTAAGTATTTTTTGGGAATAGATACAAGCTGTTATACTACTTCTATAGCTGTAGTCGATGAAAATGAAAAATTAATGTTTGATAGTAGGCAAGTTTTAAAAGTTAAAAGAGGTTTAAGAGGTCTTAGGCAGTCAGAAGCATTATTTCAGCATATCAAAAATTTGCCAATACTTTTTGAAAAACTTGCTAGTCAAGTGGATATAAATAAAATATCAAAAGTTTCTGCAAGCAATAAACCCAGAAATTTGCCTGAATCATATATGCCTGTTTTTTTAGCGGGTACATCTTTTGGAAAAACAATAGCAGCTATGTTAAAAACTAGTTATGAAGAATATAGTCATCAAGAAGGTCATATAGCTGCTGGGAAATGGTCTGCAGAGATGTTGGATATACGAGATTACATAGCAGTTCATATTTCTGGTGGGACAACGGAAATTCTTAAAGTGTGTGAAATAGATAATAAATTTAAAGTACAGATAATTGGAGCTACTAAAGATATTAGTGCAGGACAATTGATTGATAGAATAGGAGTTATGATGGGATTAAATTTTCCTTCAGGTAAAGAATTGGATAAACTTTCAAAAAATGGAGTATTAGGTAAGATTAAGCTGCCGGTAAGTACAGAAGGTACATACATAAATTTTTCTGGAACAGAAACTCATGTAAAAAGAATTATTGAGAGCAGAATATATAATAATTCAGATATAGCAGTAGCACTATTTGAGTGTATTTATAAATCTTTATTTGAAGTAATCAAAAATTCTTGCAAAAAGACAAAAATAAATGATGTTTTATTAGTCGGAGGAGTTGCATCAAATAGTTTTATAAGAGATAATTTATTTATAAGGCTTAAAAGAGAAGGCATAAATGTTTATCTTAGTAAGCCACATTATTCTACAGATAATGCAGTTGGCATTGCTTTATTAGGATTAAATGGGGGGAGATATAGTGAGTAA
- the nusB gene encoding transcription antitermination factor NusB, with product MSRKLARETLMQALFQIEFQKIYDFKAVENFIEGVIDNKKDRQFIEEMVNLFIENKEEIDKNIEENLKGWKLSRISKIDLSILRIAVAEILYREDIPIKVSINEAIELAKKFSEDESPNFINGLLASLVSKKGLNDE from the coding sequence ATGAGTAGGAAATTAGCTAGAGAAACTTTGATGCAGGCATTATTTCAAATAGAGTTCCAAAAGATATATGATTTTAAAGCTGTTGAAAATTTTATAGAAGGAGTTATAGATAACAAAAAAGACAGACAGTTTATAGAAGAAATGGTAAATTTATTTATTGAAAATAAAGAAGAAATAGATAAAAATATCGAAGAAAATTTAAAAGGCTGGAAATTGAGTAGAATTTCTAAAATAGATTTATCTATATTGAGAATAGCAGTTGCGGAAATTTTGTATAGAGAAGATATACCAATAAAAGTATCAATAAATGAAGCTATTGAACTTGCTAAAAAATTTAGTGAAGATGAATCTCCTAATTTTATTAATGGATTATTAGCTTCTTTAGTATCTAAGAAGGGATTAAATGATGAGTAA
- a CDS encoding Asp23/Gls24 family envelope stress response protein: MDNNSQTDNLNYGQVKISDEVVGTIAGLAAAEVEGIYSMSGGLAGNISDLLGRKSLSKGVKVEVGEEEAAIDLYVIVDYGVKIPDVAWKVQEKVKNAIETMTGLRVVEVNIHVQGVNVPKKEEQVEEE, from the coding sequence ATGGATAATAATTCTCAAACAGATAACTTGAATTATGGTCAAGTTAAAATATCTGATGAAGTTGTCGGTACTATAGCAGGACTAGCAGCTGCTGAAGTTGAAGGAATTTACAGTATGAGCGGAGGATTAGCTGGAAATATTTCTGACTTACTTGGAAGAAAAAGTCTTTCTAAAGGAGTAAAAGTTGAAGTTGGGGAAGAAGAGGCAGCTATTGATTTGTATGTTATTGTAGATTATGGAGTAAAAATACCAGATGTTGCATGGAAAGTACAGGAAAAAGTTAAAAATGCTATAGAAACGATGACTGGACTTAGGGTAGTTGAAGTAAATATTCATGTTCAAGGTGTGAATGTTCCAAAAAAAGAAGAACAAGTTGAGGAAGAATAA
- a CDS encoding SpoIIIAH-like family protein yields the protein MFNFKFDKRKVVILSLVFVLISISYLNYMLNKKSILESSSDFKQYEENQLSVMTSKENEDNIVVEENIGKETATSSMMMIPEEEKVVDSKQEDINKIVSVSNSNIEESLLNNEKRNKSSYFLQAKIDIEVEREKTIERFDEIINSKMTDEESRKSAIKKKMAIIDLINKEKIVESLIKSKGFEDAVVFITNESVYVTVKDEELSKSDIAKILDIVTRETKVSIDNIKIQNK from the coding sequence ATGTTTAATTTTAAATTTGATAAGAGAAAGGTTGTAATTTTATCATTAGTGTTTGTATTAATTTCAATAAGTTATTTGAATTATATGCTAAATAAAAAATCAATACTTGAAAGTTCTTCGGACTTTAAACAATATGAAGAAAATCAATTATCAGTTATGACATCAAAGGAAAATGAGGATAATATAGTCGTTGAAGAAAATATAGGAAAAGAAACAGCTACATCATCTATGATGATGATACCAGAAGAAGAAAAAGTAGTAGATAGTAAGCAAGAAGATATAAATAAAATAGTATCAGTTTCCAATTCAAACATTGAGGAATCTTTGTTAAATAATGAAAAAAGAAATAAATCAAGTTATTTTCTTCAAGCAAAAATAGATATAGAAGTTGAGAGAGAAAAGACAATAGAAAGATTTGATGAGATTATTAATAGTAAGATGACTGATGAAGAATCAAGAAAAAGTGCAATTAAGAAAAAGATGGCAATAATAGATTTAATCAATAAGGAAAAAATAGTGGAAAGTTTAATAAAAAGTAAAGGTTTTGAAGATGCAGTTGTATTTATTACGAATGAAAGCGTTTATGTAACTGTTAAGGATGAAGAATTAAGTAAATCCGATATAGCTAAAATTTTAGATATTGTAACTAGAGAAACGAAAGTATCTATAGATAATATAAAAATTCAAAATAAATAA
- the spoIIIAG gene encoding stage III sporulation protein AG: protein MKIIEKLKDIIATQNIKKTIYNFLAVIISCIILLISWSTFYPKENKSTEKIESLQTSRIEKNEYFYTDSIDKKLEQILSQINGVGDVDVMITYETSSEVVPASNITKSLQTTKENDSQGGTRTTTQENITEQIVTLNNSDYKNAPVVIKEIKPIVRGVIVVAEGAGNPKVKSALIDAVTTIFQIKSYKVKVYEKK from the coding sequence GTGAAAATCATAGAAAAGTTAAAGGATATTATAGCAACTCAAAATATAAAAAAGACGATATATAATTTTTTAGCAGTAATTATATCATGTATTATACTGCTAATTTCGTGGAGTACTTTTTATCCTAAAGAAAATAAATCAACAGAAAAGATTGAAAGTTTACAGACATCAAGAATAGAAAAAAATGAATATTTTTATACAGATAGTATAGACAAGAAATTAGAACAAATATTGAGTCAAATAAATGGAGTAGGTGATGTAGATGTAATGATAACTTATGAAACTAGCTCTGAAGTTGTTCCAGCTTCAAATATTACAAAATCTCTTCAAACTACTAAAGAAAATGACAGTCAGGGTGGGACGAGAACTACTACACAAGAAAATATTACTGAGCAGATTGTAACTTTAAATAATAGCGATTATAAAAATGCACCTGTTGTAATAAAAGAAATAAAACCTATAGTAAGGGGGGTAATAGTTGTAGCTGAGGGTGCTGGTAATCCAAAGGTGAAAAGTGCACTTATTGATGCAGTTACAACGATTTTTCAAATAAAAAGTTATAAAGTTAAAGTATATGAAAAAAAATAA
- the spoIIIAF gene encoding stage III sporulation protein AF yields the protein MGFIYKWIRNIVSVMIFVSFIEILMPEGKMKKYLNLILGFLVMIVIINPIINLLNSKDVLEKEYFKISALLSEEECKMTVKNIESLQREQLINIYKSKLKDDIKTRIERKYSVKVLNVDMDLEEDREKFGKIRKLYILLSNDKKNMSDKETVSIIKINVNGEEENNNLNSKNDSLKKEIRCDITDIYNIDNLDIIIN from the coding sequence ATGGGGTTTATTTATAAATGGATAAGAAATATAGTGTCAGTTATGATATTTGTCAGTTTTATAGAAATACTTATGCCTGAAGGAAAGATGAAGAAATATTTAAATTTAATACTTGGTTTTTTAGTTATGATTGTAATAATAAATCCTATAATAAATTTACTTAATAGTAAAGATGTACTTGAAAAGGAATATTTTAAAATATCTGCTCTTTTAAGTGAGGAAGAATGTAAAATGACTGTAAAGAATATTGAATCTTTACAAAGAGAACAGTTGATTAATATTTACAAATCTAAATTAAAAGATGATATAAAGACCAGAATAGAAAGAAAATATTCTGTAAAAGTATTAAATGTAGATATGGATTTGGAAGAAGATAGAGAGAAATTCGGTAAAATAAGAAAGTTATATATTCTGCTTTCAAACGATAAAAAAAATATGAGTGATAAAGAAACTGTTTCGATAATAAAAATAAATGTAAACGGCGAAGAAGAAAATAATAACTTAAATAGTAAAAATGATAGTTTAAAAAAAGAAATTAGATGTGATATTACAGATATTTACAATATTGATAATCTAGATATAATTATCAATTAA